In the genome of Phacochoerus africanus isolate WHEZ1 chromosome 5, ROS_Pafr_v1, whole genome shotgun sequence, the window AAGGAGTAGGCACTGTAGCCTTTCAGCTCTGTCCCACTTTGTGACCTCAGATaagtcccccaccccctccctgagcctccctTTTCCATCCATATGATGAGGGGGCGGTGCTGGGTGAGCATTGAGGTTCCTGCCGGCTCTGGCACCTGCTGTCAGGGAAGCAGATCTCTGGGAACTTGATTTACTCTGAGGAGCGAGGGGCtcagtgtgggggaggggggctggcatTTTAAGAGGATGCCCGGAAAGGCAGCCCGAAGGACTGAGCTGCTGCTGGTGAAGCCTCAGGCACCAGTGGGAGATGTGACTTCAGGCCAGAGAGCCCCACCCCTCCAGCCACCAGCACATGGGATCCCCTTTGGCTGCCTGCGGGGCCTGCCCTGAGGACAGAAAAGCAGCCTGGATAAGGGGCTGCGCTCTAAGCCCTGACCagtttccccttcctcccttacCCCGGTTATGtgcccctctgctccccaggtGCCCCAAGGCCCCCAGATCCCTCACCAAGCTGAGAGGCAGCAGAACCACACTTTCTCCTGCTGTTTCAACAGGCCAGGCGTTTATTCAGAACCTTTGTTGCCTGGTGTGGGTGGGGCCAGTGGTCTCCATGGGGTGGGCGGAGGGCCATCCTCCCTACCTCACACCCGCTCCCcgctcccctctctctctccagccaGTGCCAACATCTGCAACGTGGTCCTGATGCGCTACGGGGAGCTGGAGCAGGGGATCGACGTCCTGGACGGTGATGGCAACCTCGTGGGCTCCTCCAGGATCGCAGCCAGACACGTGGGTCGTCTGGGGGCTcgggggctggtggggaggctCTGGCTGGTGTGTCCTAAACTTTTTCACTCCCCAGGGGTTCCTGTCCTTGGCGCCCTGGCCTTGACCTCTTAGGCtggcctccccaccccgcccccaccccctctgtATGAGCCccaggcctcaggtgtggcctcaGCCACACCTGCCCTCTGGACATCCTTGCCTCTCTCCAGCTGCCTTCCCGTCACCACTGAGGAAAGTCCCCATCTCTTGTCCCTCTTGTCCCAGCCCCTCAGGACAGTTTCTCTGACCTGTTAATtgctgagggcagaggagagcCCCCTGGAGCTTTCCCTTCCCCAAGACCGAGGCCCTGCTCCTGGgggccctcccagcctcctgggaAAGAAGAGTTTGCCAACGGGCGCGATGGTTTGTCATCCTGTGCTAATAGGCACTTCGGCAGGTGCTTCGTCATCAGGGAGTGTGGCCGAGGTGGAGGGATTTGGGGCTTGCAGCAAGCCGCGGGAGTGGTTCaggaaagaatattttgtttCAAGAAGGCCCTCCTTCACTGAGGTTTCACCAGCCTAACCCACTCTagccattataattttttttattccagtcTGTTTGTATATCTCCCTGTGCTTTCCAACCTTCATCCTGATGGGGATTAGTGGCTCGTCCTGCTCCGGCCTCCAAGTTCTGGGGCAGGAGGTCCGCCGGGAGGTAGCCAAGCGTTCACCTTGGCTCCAGCCACTGTCCCTCATCCCTGCgggccccccagccccactctgTCCGTACAGCCTTCTCCCTAAGCCCCCGAAGTGGGGAGACCCCTCTCTTGTCCTGgtcctctcctccccactgaCCTTAGGGGGAGTCTATGGCCGTCCAAGGCTTGTGAGGGGCAAGGGCCAGCCCTGCATCCTCTGCTGCTGGCACTGGGTCTGGGCCCCCTGTCATTCCCACCCCTGTTCAGGAGACTCAGTCTGGGGGAAGGGGGGCTCTCCCAGGCCTTCCTGAGGCTGATCACGAAGCACCCAAGGTCCGGGGAGAAAGTTTCAGCCTTGAGCCCATCGTCATCCGAGGGGATATGGCCTCAATTTCCCACCAGCCCCTCACCTCCTAGCCAACCCTATCCTCCTCACTGATTTGCTGGGAGGGAGGTAACTCTGTCTCATGGTCCACACAGCAGGGAACCAATCCTAAGTGCTTCTGCTTTCCTCCCTTATCCTCGATTTTTCCCTTGCTCTCTGGGGAAAGACCCGTTGCCGGAGCCTTCTCTTGAGACCCAGGTGCCCAGGAGGTTAAACAAACGACTCTCACAGTGACTGCCGCTGATCTGGGCCTTGACCAGCCCTCACCTCccaggcacccccccacccccggagcaAGGCCCCAGGCAGACCCCACCTGGAGACAGCAGATACTCCGCAGAAGCATTTCCCACTTACGGACCTCTTGTCACTAAGAAAGGCTCTCATCCAGAGCCAGGAGATGCAAGATCCTTCAAATCTTTGTCTTTGAGGGATGTCAGAAAGGAAAGGAGTCCCGCAATCCCTGTTCTCCTCAGGTGCAGAGCCTCACGTGGCTCGGTTGGCCCCAGCTATGGGTTCTGGTCCTTCCAGCGCCTGCTTTGTTTTCGGAGCATCTCGAGTCCTCCATacacctcctccccagcccctgtaCCCCTGCCACCCTGAGCGCAGGCAGTCCCCTTCCTGGGGCTCTGCTTCTGTGTTGCCAACCCTCCCCCACATGTGGCAGGTGACAGGGATCTGCTCTTTTCAAATGTATGTGGTGGCAAGAAGGGGGtggctttttttctgtcatttggaATACAGCTTCGTGAGCACTTCCATGAATTATTCCATTCTGCCAGATGTGCTAGCAGGGTACACACCCCTGGGGGCTCCGGGGAGGAGTCTGCTGCCAGGTGACTCTCCCCTTCCCaggacccctccccccccaaactGCCGCAGCTCACCACAGCCTCTTGTTTGGCCCTCAGGCCCTGCTGGAGACGGCGCTGACACGAGTGGTTCTTCCCATGCCCATCCTGGTGCTACCTCCAATCGTCATGTCCATGCTGGAGAAGTGAGttggggcccagggcagaggccatcgtgggggtgggatggggaacCTGCTGGCCCAGGACAGGGACCCTGGTTTGTTCAGACTCCCTGGCAGGGCTGCTGGAATCATCCCGTGAGAGCTCCTGCACTTTCCCTGTGCAGGATCCCGGGGTCGGGTGCTGGGGGTGCTGTCCAGACAGACAAGGCTGGTCCTGCCTTGGAGCCAGTGGTTCtggggtgtgcgtgtgtgcgcatgTGCTCTGTTAGTGCGCAGTGCAGGGCGGGGCGAAGAGAGTCTGAGAATTTCGGTAGGAAGAGTAGCCTGGGAGCCAGCGCACCCCTTTCAAGTATCTGCCATGAGGCAAGTCAGCACCTCACTGAGTTTTGATTTCTCCAATTACAAAATAATAGTACtaacctccctgcctccctccgaGGGCTGTTCTGAGAACGCCCGTGTCCTGACTGTAAAGAAATAGGGGATATAAGAAGAAGAACAATGATAGAATGATTCTATAATTGATGAGGGTGAAAGTGAATCATGAAGCCCGACATGCTGCTGAAAGGAGAGgctgaggagagaagggaggaagcagGGCTGATCTTCAGGTAGGTTTGGGCAGGCCCTGAGGACTGGGGTCAATCTAGGGGGATGATAAGGAGCAGCGACCGCGTTCTGGGTCAGGGGAGTGAGATGAGCAAAAGCCTGGAGGTCTGGTGCAGGTCCTGGGGGCCCAGCCTGGGAGGGGGTTCCTCAAGGTAGCAGGGATGGGCTTGGGGGCTGCGTAGGGTATGGATAGGGTTGGGGGCACTCCATCCAGCATCCTGGGGCAGGGGCTTTTCCCCAGTTTGGGGACCTTCTTATTCCCACAAAACGAATTATAATAATAACTAACACTTACTAAGCACCTACTCCCTCCCAGTCGTTTCTCAGCCAGGTCTTTGCCCCAGTGCCATCTCCCAAAAGAGCTCCCCCCACCATCCCATGGAGATAACAGCTGCTGTGTTTCCCTACCCCGCCAACACTGCCCTGTTTCCGCTCACAGCGCTTATCACTATCCGAGATGCTTCATCTAGTGTATCTTATCTCTCTGCTCCACTAGAATGTCATCTCCATGGAGGCAGGTAAAACTTTTTGTGTACTGCCCCGTACAGCATCTAGCATAGTTCCTGGCACACTGGCACATGGTGGAGGCTCagtgtgtgttgaatgaatgaatgatctctCTTAACCTTCGCAACAGTGCAGTGAGGTGAGTATGGTACcctgattttacagatgaggaagagaAGGCAAAGAGAGGTGACAGCATCTGCTTATAGTCACACACTaggaaggggcagagccaggcatGGCCCAGAAATACAGCGGCAAAGCTGGCTCTTCCTATCACACTGGCTGTCTCTTGGATTTTCAGATGACACCTCATAATCAGCACGTCTTTGGGGTCCTCCAGCCTGCAAGGAGACAGGAGAAGAGCAGATTTGGGGGCCTGACCTCAGAAAGACTGTGTTTTGATGAGGGCATGACCCACACACAGGTCAACTGTAAGACCCAGCAGTGTGTGAACAAGGTCAAGATGACCTTCAGGGGAGGGCTGGTCCAGAGGAAGGGGGCTGCAGCTGTATGAGAGCAAAGGAGGATTCTGGGGGGAGAGAGGGCTTTCTGGGCAAGGTGCAGGCCTGTTGTGTGGACATGGAAGAGCCCAACCTGACCGAAGGAAATCGTGCTCATTGGGCCCATTGATAAGGGGCCCTAGGTCCAGCTGAGGGATGAGTAACCCCTTTCTCCCCTAGAAGAGGGGGGAAGTGGGTACTGCGCAGGGGACAGTGTGTGGGAGCCTGGGATTTAAGAAAATTCATCTCTCGTGGAAGTTGCAAACAGAAATCCTGGGAAGCCATGGCTTTTGCGCCCCTGAACCTTGCATATTCATCTCCCTGGTGACCTGAGGCTGTCCCCAAATACCAGCGACTGCAAGTGCCCACCAGAGGACCACAGGGCAGATGAAAAAGGGAGGGCCTCAAGGCTCTGGAATTTGCTGGGGGAAAAGTATGGTCTGCCTTCCTGGCGACACCTGCACTGGGTTTGTAGGAGTGGAGCCCATTGGTTGGGGGCTTAAACATAGCTTTGGGAGGCATGGGAGGTGGGCTAGGATTGTTCTAGCTCTGAATGTCCTGGCCTGAACTCTACCTGGACTCTGGGCTCCCTGTGTCTGGCTCAGCTCAGGGTCCGAAGAAACCCCTCAGGCAGTAGAGGCAGGTTAGCCATCGATCTCCTGGCAGCCTTGTACTCGGTTGGTCCTTCCCTTGAAGCTCGGCGTGGGAGGGTCCCCAGGGAGGGTCCCTGGGGAGTCCAGCCTGGGATCCCTGGGAATTTCAAGATGAACACGACCCGGTTTTCGCCCTCAAAGATACAACTCGCCTCATGGAAATGGGGGGAGTTACCAGAATGTGAAGTCAGCggagagcagggcagggagcagcTTCCATGAAGACTCCTAGGAGGAGTTCCTGATCCATCACTGACCTGCGGGGCTGGTCAGTTTCCCACCTGGAGAACAACTGCCCCCTTCACCACCTTGTTGCTAGGGCTTGGCACTTTACACCATCCAGGAGGTCCCTGGCACCCACAGCCTTTCCATGGGGGGTGGTCACGGCAGGGCCTCTGCTGATGAGGCTGCTGGGGGAGACAGCCGGACCCTCGGGGGAGCCCCTGTTGGGTGAGGGAGTCAGGACAGCcagggaaagaaagacaaaagaacgCTTACAAAGCAGCCTACTTGCAAATTAATGGAGTGCAAACTAAAACCGCTCCAAGTGCTGAGGGAATGCACAGCAATGGGGAGACAAGCTGTTGTGTGGCGGCCGCGGCTGGGCCGGCTTCACCCCTGGCCTCAGTGTCTCCCCTGGGGAGGGGCTCTCAGAGCCAAGGGCCCCGGCTTTCCTGCTAGGATAGGCGCGGTGGAGGGCTTTTCGGGTGTCCCGCTCTCTGAGACCTCCAGGAAAAGAGTCTCAAGTCAGAAGCCGAGGagcctccacccccagcctctgagAGCTCCCGGGCTCCCTCTGACGGGCTGCACCCACCCGCCCACTGAGGCCCTTCACTCCGGGGGGCTCCCCGGGGCGGGGGGTTTCACACTCCAGCTTCATCATCCTGAGGAAGCAGGTTTTAGACTCAGGGCTGGGAGAGAAGCCCCGCCCCCTGAtggtccccacccccaactcaggGGCAGGTGTGGGGACTCTCTCCCCAAGCCCTGCAGCCCtgaccctggccctggccctggagtTCACTGCCCCCAGGCTGGGTCTCCACTGGGCCGGGGTTCAGGCCACACCCTCGGCGGTGGTGCCTGAGGccgctccccagcctccctctctccctgcgcTCCGGGTCTTTCCTCTCTCCCAGGCATTCGCACATCTCTCCATCTGCATATTTTAGCTCCCCCAGCTGCCTTTCCAATTCCTCCCTgccatttctctctcctcctcccctccccctgtccTGCTGTGTTCACTCTCCCGCCTGGGCTGGGACTTCAGAGGCTCCCGTTGGCTGCTGTTGGAGCCTGCCTCCCTCCTGAGTGGGGAGCCCAGGCCTGGAGCTTCCTGGATCCCTTTCACCTTGGGGACTTCAGCCGGCCACCCGGAGAGAGGAGCCAAGGTCAATGCCCTCTGTGGAAGGGATCTGTCCAGTGTCTCCACCAGAAAGAGCCCGTGGCTTGCCCCTCACCTGCTAGGGAGGGAACCTCCCTCCGTGCCCCTTGGGGCTGTGCCTCCAGGGACTCCATactctcctgtcccctcccctgtgctctggtccccccccccccaccagggacTGAGATCCCAGCCACCGGGGCAGGAATACCCACTTCCTGGTCCTGCTGGAGAAGTGGATCTGAGTTGACAGTGATCTCAGGCCTTATTCCCACCCCCTCCATGACTCCCATGGAAGCCCAGGAGGCTGAGTCcatgggaagggggaaggggtgaggcCCGCCCGGAAGAGAGTGAGACCGTGGGGGCCCTGGACAGAGGGAAGGCCAGCCCGACTTGATTTAGGCAACTTCGTCTCACTGTTCTTAATCCTCTGGAAATTCCCCTCCCCAGGAGCTCAGTTCAGGCTTAATCCAACAACTGGACAGATCTTGGGTCTGGGCCAGTGGGGAGGGCTGCAGCCCAGTCCCCAGGACCCACCCTACTTCCTGCCCCATCAATGGCAGTAACGACAGCAATAGTCACACACCTACTGAGCACTTACTGAGTCCAGGTCTTATGCTTGCATAGAATTTACAAGGAattggatctttttttaaaattattcaatgagttttattacatttattgttgtacaacaaTACAAGGAATTGGACCTTTATTGGTACCTCAGCAGGTACATCCTTTTCCAGAACCATGGTCTGGGGATCACATGTTTTAGACTCATTGAAGGTTCCCAGGTATGGTgccaactgaatcagaatctctcaGGAGTAAAGgaatctgccttttaatttttttttttttgctttttgggctgtGCTTACAGCttatagaaggtcccaggctagaggtcaaatcagagctacagctgccgacttgcgccacagccacagcaacgcaggatccgagccgtgtctgacctacaccacggctcatggcaacaccggatccttaacccactgagcgagaccagggatcgaacacaccacctcatggatactagtcagctttgtaacctgctgagccacaggaaggGAGTCTGCATTTTTAACCAACTGCCTAGAtactaaagtttgagaagtgcGGTTCCTAATTTTGCTGTCAGCTTAGAGCCGGTTGCTCTTGGAATTGGTGTTCTAGGAGGTGAAGGTGGCGTGCTTGGCCTGTCCCCGCACTGAGGCCTGCCCCCCAGGAGGGCCTCTCCCCTGCCTGTGGCCATAGTGGCCccgctccaggagggcaggggcaaGAGCCCTGGTTATATTTCTTCAACTCAGTCTCGGTCCAGTGAAGGTCAGCACTTCCCAAGGCCAGCATGAATGCCCACCCAGCATTCCTTGGCAAATAATCCATCCTGTTGGCACgtcccaccccaggcctccccaAGTAGGGTGACTGGTGGTCTTCACCACAGCCTGGTGGATTCTACATAATGAACACTCTGATGGGTGACAAAGTAGAGGTGGGCTTTTAGCTGCGGTGGCCTCTACTCTGGAGAGCCCATTTTGTCATGGGGCTAGGGACCCAGGGCCCTGGAGGGAGGTTTTCTTACCCTGTCTCACCCAAGAATCACACCTCTGATGTTTGCCATGGGGAGAGGTGCCAGCTGTGAGTTGGCAGTGAAGCTGGCAAAGGGTCCTTCAGGCAGGATCTGCAGCGGCTCAGTGATAGCGTTTGTGGGGAGACCAGACTGccgccctgcctgcctcctgcgGACTTGGCCTTGGCCTGGGCCTTGGACAGGTCACTGCCTCTCTCTGTGGCTCTTGGATAGAAGGTGCAGTGGTGGTCATTGGGGTGTATAGGATTGTCCCCTCCCGGCTGTGCATACGAGTGTGCGTGTTCGTGCATGcggtgtgtgaatgtgtgtgtgtggtttgttcACTATTTTGATATGCACTGCCTTCAAGAACCATCTTCCTCTGCTGTGTCCCTGCAtcattccccttcccctccccgcaCAGGAACAGGGCCCGACAGCCTCCTCCATCAGCTCCTCCACATGCGGTCTTTGCCCAGGGCTGGATACACAAGTGCTCATTCATGATTTACGGTTAAGAATTCAACCAGCCATGTTCTTGGGGCAAGGCCTGGGGAGAGGGCTGCCAATGAGGGCGGGTCTCCAAGACAGAATTCCTGCACAGCTATTGAGCTATGGGGCTGGCTGGCATTGGGACTCACTGGGATCCAGCATGGTGGCTAGCGGCCAGCTCACCCTCACTTTGCATCTCATGGGtctccccacttctctctccccCCCGACAGGACGGCTCTCCTGCAGGCCCGCCCCCGGCTGCTCCTCCCTGTGCAAAGCCTCGTGTGCCTGGCAGCCTTCGGCCTGGCCCTGCCACTGGCCATCAGCCTCTTCCCACAGATGTCAGAGGTCAGTGGAGGGAGGGACCCAAGGATGCGATGGGGAGGGGTGTGATTTGGTGGTTTATGAACCAATGCTCAGTGCTGATTCCTTAGTGCCAGGCTAGGCCCTGGGGTTAGAACCATGAGTAAGACAGGCCCAGTTGAGTTGAGAGTCAAGCAGTGAACACACGATGAAACAGGGACTGGAAGTTGTGGGTGAGGCATGTTGGGGGCAGGTGTTCCGCTGGGTGTGGAAGGAGAGAGTAGGTGCCCAGACGAGGGCATTGGCATTGCACGAAGCCTGAAGGATGGGCTAAATTTGGCACAGTCTGTAAGGGGGTGAGGGATCATGTAGCCTGGGGTCCCCTGTGTGAAAGTTCTGAGGCAGGTGGCCCACAGCTGAGGAAAGGCTGCATCTTGCGCAGAGAGCAAGACAAGGTGAGGcgggctggggaagggggccGGGGGTCAGGAGAGGCCGGGAACTTGGAATCCAGCACGGAGGGGAAGTGATACCAGGATTGCTGTGCAGAGCAGGATGACAGAGTCCTGGTTTTGAATGGTCCCGTGGCTGCATTGTGAGGCTGGGCTGGAGCTCTGGAGGAGAAGGAGCCATCAGGAGGCGGTGGCGGGTGTCCAGCAAGAGAGGATGGCGTCTTGGACCAGGCTGTTGgcagtgggcatggagggaagTGGGTCCTTTAAGAGAGCGTTAGGAGGCAGCTTCTTCCAGATTTGATGAAGAACTGGGTATGGCGGGAGGTCAGGGAGCAGGCAGGATGTGTGCCCAGCTTTCTGCTTAACAAGATGCTGATGAGGAAGAAGGACAGCGTATGGAGATGGACGGGCCCGTGGGCTTTGAGGAGCCTGTGGAACATGTGAACCAAGATGCCCCGTGGGAACTTGGCTTTGGGTCCGGAatccaggagagaggcctgggctggAGGGTTGGAAGTAGGAGCCACCAGGGTAAAACAGGGATGGGAGCTGGGGCCGTGAGTGGAATCAGCCGAGgggcatgtggagaaaagaggaccctgggagggggagggttgTCCAAGGACAAGGGGCCAGGAAGGTAAGGACAgagttggtgggggggggagcgTCCACAGGGTCAGGCCCTCCCGAGGGGTCAAGTTCCGTGAGGTTGAAGAGCGTCCATGGTGTCTCAGGCTACGAGGACAAACTCCATCCTGACGGTGGGGCCCACGGGGTGGCAGGCCAACCACTGGGTCTAGAGGCTCGGCACCCGGGGACACAGAGATGCAGACCCACAGCTGGAATGAGATGAGGGATCAAGAGTGGCTTtgtttattttcacctttttattttattttattttattttattttattttattttattttattggtctttctgtcttttctagggccatacccatggcatatggcggttcccaggctaggggtcgaatcggagctgtagccaccggcctacaccagagccacagcaacgcaggatccgagccgcatctgcaacctacaccacagctcacggcaacgccggatccttaacccactgagcaagcccagggatcgaacccgaaacctcatggttcctagtcggattcgtcaaccactgagccacgacgggaactcccattttcaccCTTTTAAATGGGAGAAGACTGGGGCTGTGTACATGCGAAGGGAAGGCACCGGGAGAGAAGGAGGCCACTGGAGGAGGAAGACAGAGCACAGAGTCCAGGCACTGGGGGAGGCAGAGCACAGACAGGGGCTCGGAGGACTTACCTTGGTGGGGGAGACCCCTCCCCAATTTAGATGGAGGTGGAGGTCGGGGTGGGGAGGTTAAGgacaatgttcttttttaaaaaaaatatttatttatttatgtattcatttttgtcttttcaggcctaCGCCTGttgcgtatggaggttcccaggttaggggtcaaattggagctgcagctgatgcctatgccgcagccacagcaacgccagatccgaacctcgtctgtgatttacaccacagctcatgacaacaccggatcctttaacccactgatcgaggccagggaatgaacctgagtcctcatggatgctagttggatttgttaccactgagccacaacaggaaccccgaGGACACTGTTCTGATGGCTCCTGTGATCTCACGATCCAGCAGAGAGTAAGGaggagggtgggaaggggaggtcagaggtcagaggacCATGGAGAAGGTGGAGACAATCAGGGGGAGAACAGAAGAAGAGGGTGGGCCaaagaagtcagggagcctggtgGGCAGTGGCAGGGCTCAGCCGAGGGGTGGCTGAGGGCGGGCACAGGTCTGTAGGGGTAGCCAGGGCACCTCTACCCAGAGGTACGGGGCCTGCTCCCATTTTGTCTGGCTGGGTGAGGGTTTGGGAGGCTGGAAGGAATTCAGGAAGAGCAGAGGATCCCAGAGTTGtagctggggtggggacaggggtgaAGAGGCACGAGCCAGCTGTTTGGTGCAGAGGTAGACCCAAGAGGCCGAAGAACGACCCTGGTACTTGGAGTCCACGGGAAGGTGGAGGCCCTGGCCCTTTGGAATTTGTGATTGCAGGTCTGAGCTGCTCCGTCCTCGACAGAGGGCATGGGAGGGGTGCAGGGTCCTTTAGCGAAGTTGGGGAAGGTGAAAATCAGGGTCCCAGGGTGTCACCTGGGTTGTAAGGCTTGGAAACCCAGGGTCTTAGAGGAGGAGATAGTGGCCCAGCCTCCAGGCCCCGAGGTCTGAGGAAGGTTGGGAGGAGAGACACTTGCCTCCACTGAGCCCCAGAGTCTTAGGAGGAAAGTATAACGGGTTGGGGCTCCTGTCTTCGGTGCCAAGGCAAGGCACCTGGGATGGGAAGCCTGGTGCGTGATGCGTGCCAGCCGCATCCTCATACCTATAGGGCCCAGTCTTGCCAAGAAGCCAGGGATaccctccagcctccccctcccccccaaagcTGAATAGCTATATCCTGATGTTTGGGGACTCCAAAGGGAGCTTGAGGTTCCAGGTAGCCTGGAAGCTCTGAAGATGGGAGGGAGGGCCCTTCTCAGTGGTCCCAGCATCCCTCTCTGGAGGGCCTAGGCCCGGCACACCCCAAAGCCACTATATCTCTTTGTGCAGTTGGGCTGAGTCTGCCGTTCTGAGCAAAAGTCAGAGACCCCATGTGCTGTAGGCACCACTGTGTTCAGAAGCTTCAAGCAGCTCCCATTGTTCTATCCGGCTGCATGGGGGtggttgcggggggggggggggggcacccaggGCAGAGAAACCCCATGATGGAATTGGAGCCTGTCCCATTGGAAGGATTTTCAGGATCATCCAGTCTACGGCCCTCCTGGCTCTGTTGGGGAGATGGTGGCCCAGAGCAGCCAAGGGTCCAGCCCCAAATCGTGGAAGCCAGGTGCTGCTATGGGAGGATAGCTCAGAGGCCCATTCCCAGTCCTGAGCTCCAGGAAACACTGCATCTGCTTGTTCGGGGGGATTTTCTCCTCATTCAACCACCCTGAGGGTAGAGAGGAGGGAGCGGGGCGCCCACTTGTGGTGGGGAGGAGTCTGGGAGTGCTGTGGGTCTTTGGCAGGTGTTCCTCGGCGGCAGATAATGGAGAGATGGCCACAATCCACCCACTCTGGCCTCCAGCTCTGGCTGCAGAGAGGTGGTCTAAGTGAGCAGCCATGGCCTAAGTGAGTCAACGTCCAGGCTCCTTCCTCCCCCTAGCCTGCCTTAGCAAGGCATAGAAGTTAGTTCTTCAGGATGTCTAACCAAAGTCCCTCTCGTTGCCACCCAAGCCTCTTTCTCTAGATTGGGGAGAATAAGAGTAATTTCTCTAGATTGTGAAATAAGTCTGTTCTCCGGGAGAAGAGGGTAGGGATGTGATTTTTCAGAGCCCCCTCCTCACCTGCATCAGCGCCAACAGGATGCAGGCGGGCCTGTGCATTCTGGGATGTTTTGAGGcccgtctgtgacctgcagcaccAAGGCCATCAGCCAATTGGCTGAGAGGATCTTGTTCTCCCCATTCTTCCTCCAATTAATTCTCTTTAATGAGGTGCTGCTTCTGCCGTGTGGGAACCATGTCTCACATCCCAGAAGCCAGTGGGATTTGCCACCATCGGTCTGGACTTGCTTGGGCTGGTGACCCAGCCTTGCCAAGAGCCACCAACGTTGTCAACAGGAGTGATCACTGGAACATTGATTAATTAATTAGGTGACTTGGAGATAGAGTTTAGGAACTGGTCCCTAGAAG includes:
- the SFXN5 gene encoding sideroflexin-5 isoform X4 — encoded protein: MSWFRKPTSSPQPLASSSRDSANICNVVLMRYGELEQGIDVLDGDGNLVGSSRIAARHALLETALTRVVLPMPILVLPPIVMSMLEKTALLQARPRLLLPVQSLVCLAAFGLALPLAISLFPQMSEIETTQLEPEIAQATSSRTVVYNKGL